One part of the Populus alba chromosome 18, ASM523922v2, whole genome shotgun sequence genome encodes these proteins:
- the LOC118051226 gene encoding uncharacterized protein isoform X2, whose amino-acid sequence MPRPGPRPYECVRRAWHSDRHQPIRGSLIQEIFRLVNEAHCPATKKNKEWQEKLPVVVLKAEEIMYSKANSEAEYMDLKTLWDRANDAINTIIRRDESLETGELLQPCIEAALNLGCTPRRASRSQRNCNLRFYLSPSTQESNTLSPAAVHNAFRANHISTSHCLRDYSNLVKSTIMNSAPSGSESQDLVGQGNDTCNRFLFRTDNIPPSNVNRCLPLENYRIPSLCSVYPLYYGSCLEPQRGCGALPKTVPGTIEPVKVVAVQNFFPCNEDTPVRTGQGGHKDCLQPQEIECDLSLRLGSILAPVPGAKTKQIKDAKDGGHDCSQEGGKFDDWMPQMDKELSFFPKVDVVDPQVSHSSKSREHIIVDVTMKKRKLVFDHHVEDQQFLWRPKLPCNKLTGRMKSVGS is encoded by the exons atgccTCGACCAGGACCAAGGCCTTATGAATGTGTTAGAAGAGCGTGGCACAGTGATAGACACCAGCCCATCAGAGGTTCTCTCATTCAAGAAATCTTCAG ACTCGTCAATGAGGCTCATTGCCCAGCAACTAAAAAGAACAAGGAATGGCAAGAGAAGCTCCCTGTTGTTGTCCTGAAAGCAGAAGAAATCATGTACTCCAAAGCCAATTCCGAG GCTGAATATATGGACCTTAAGACACTCTGGGACAGAGCAAATGATGCCATTAATACCATAATTCGACGCGATGAGAGTTTGGAAACTGGAGAGCTTCTTCAACCTTGCATTGAAG CTGCTCTCAATTTGGGCTGCACACCAAGAAGAGCCTCGAGGAGCCAACGAAATTGCAATCTGAGGTTTTACCTTAGTCCTAGCACTCAAGAGTCAAACACCTTGTCACCTGCTGCTGTGCACAACGCCTTTCGGGCAAATCACATATCCACCTCACATTGCCTGCGTGATTATTCAAACCTGGTAAAATCCACAATCATGAATTCTGCTCCTTCAGGCTCAGAATCACAAGACCTTGTTGGCCAGGGCAATGACACTTGTAACAGATTTCTTTTTAGGACTGATAACATTCCTCCATCTAATGTTAACCGATGTTTACCCTTGGAAAATTACCGTATACCAAGCTTGTGCTCTGTTTACCCCCTATACTATGGTAGTTGCCTAGAGCCACAGCGAGGTTGTGGAGCTCTTCCTAAGACTGTTCCTGGCACTATAGAGCCTGTCAAGGTGGTTGCTGTGCAAAACTTCTTCCCCTGTAACGAGGACACCCCTGTAAGAACCGGTCAAGGTGGTCACAAGGACTGTTTGCAACCACAAGAAATTGAGTGCGATTTATCATTGCGGTTAGGCTCTATCTTAGCTCCAGTGCCTGGTGCGAAAACCAAGCAAATAAAGGATGCCAAAGACGGTGGCCATGATTGTTCTCAAGAGGGGGGTAAGTTTGATGATTGGATGCCACAAATGGACAAGGAGCTATCTTTCTTCCCCAAGGTTGACGTGGTTGACCCGCAAGTTTCACATTCAAGCAAATCGAGGGAACATATAATTGTAGATGTGACAATGAAAAAACGCAAGTTGGTTTTCGATCACCATGTCGAGGATCAACAATTTTTATGGCGGCCAAAGCTTCCTTGTAATAAGTTAACTGGCAGAATGAAAAGCGTGGGTTCGTAA
- the LOC118051218 gene encoding G-type lectin S-receptor-like serine/threonine-protein kinase SD2-5 — protein sequence MDQWGLVRFMGSISVFVLLFPGGCKAGIQSVGKIYPGFQGSQMTWINLDGMFLISNNSDFAFGFTTTEDVTQFLLTIVHLGSSKVIWSANRGSPVSNSDKFIFGDDGKVSLQKGEDVVWAADTGSKRVSAIEMQDSGNLVLLGNDTSVLWQSFSHPTNTLISKQDFVDGMKLVSDPNSNNLTHILEMKSGDMILSAGFQTPQPYWSVQKESRITINQGGGEVAVASLSGNSWRFYDGNKVFLSQFIFSDSVDANATWIAVLGNDGFISFYNLDEGGGASQTKIPSDQCSVPEPCNALFVCSGNNVCQCPSGLSTLSNCQTGVVSTCDGSHDSTELVSVGDGLTYFSLRFLPPSSRTNMEGCKSACQSNCSCLAFFFQNSSGNCFLFSDIGSFQNSKAGPSFVAYIKVLSDGGSGSNAGGGGSSKKSFPIVVIIVTATLITICGVLYLAFRYYRRKKKMPESPRETSEEDNFLETLSGMPIRFGYRDLQTATNNFSVKLGHGGFGSVYQGALPDGTRVAVKKLEGIGQGKKEFRAEVSIIGSIHHHHLVRLKGFCSEGTHRLLVYEFMANGSLDKWIFKGNKEEFLLDWEARFNIAVGTAKGLAYLHEDCDVKIIHCDIKPENVLLDGQFLAKVSDFGLAKLMNREQSHVFTTLRGTRGYLAPEWITNYAISEKSDVYSYGMLLLEIIGGRKNFIATESSEKSHFPSYAFKMMEEGKLREILDSKLRFDKDDERVSTSIKVALWCIQEDMHLRPSMTRVVQMLEGLSPVPMPPTSSPLGSRLFSSFFKSTSGEGTSSGPSDSNSDAYLSAAQLSGPR from the coding sequence ATGGACCAATGGGGTTTAGTTCGCTTCATGGGGTCCATTTCAGTGTTTGTCCTCCTTTTTCCTGGAGGTTGTAAGGCTGGTATCCAAAGTGTGGGCAAGATCTATCCAGGGTTTCAAGGGTCTCAAATGACTTGGATCAATCTTGATGGGATGTTTCTTATATCTAACAACTCGGATTTCGCGTTTGGCTTCACAACTACTGAAGATGTTACACAATTTCTGTTAACCATTGTCCACTTGGGTAGCTCGAAGGTCATATGGTCTGCAAATAGAGGTTCTCCAGTTTCAAATTCTGATAAATTCATCTTTGGTGATGATGGTAAGGTCTCTTTGCAGAAAGGGGAAGATGTGGTTTGGGCAGCTGATACTGGCAGCAAGAGGGTTTCTGCAATAGAGATGCAGGATTCAGGAAATTTGGTTTTGCTCGGGAATGACACGAGTGTACTGTGGCAGAGTTTTAGCCATCCTACCAATACACTTATATCAAAACAGGATTTTGTAGATGGTATGAAACTTGTAAGCGATCCCAACTCCAATAATCTGACGCATATCCTTGAAATGAAGTCCGGAGACATGATTCTTTCAGCAGGTTTCCAAACTCCACAGCCTTACTGGTCTGTCCAAAAGGAGAGCCGGATAACCATCAATCAAGGAGGTGGAGAAGTTGCCGTGGCATCTCTCAGTGGAAATTCATGGAGGTTCTATGATGGAAACAAAGTGTTCCTgtcacaatttattttctcaGACAGTGTTGATGCAAATGCCACTTGGATTGCAGTTCTAGGAAACGATGGTTTTATATCTTTCTACAATCTTGATGAAGGTGGCGGTGCTTCACAAACAAAAATACCAAGTGATCAATGCAGCGTACCAGAACCTTGCAATGCACTTTTTGTTTGTTCTGGTAACAATGTATGCCAGTGCCCTTCAGGTCTTAGTACCCTCTCAAATTGCCAGACAGGTGTTGTCTCTACCTGTGATGGTTCACATGATTCTACAGAGCTTGTGAGTGTTGGGGATGGGCTCACTTATTTTTCTCTGAGGTTTCTTCCACCCTCTTCGAGAACCAATATGGAAGGTTGCAAATCCGCTTGCCAGAGTAACTGCTCATGCCTTGCTTTTTTCTTCCAGAACAGTTCTGGGAACTGCTTCCTGTTCAGTGACATAGGAAGTTTCCAGAACTCTAAGGCGGGCCCTAGTTTTGTTGCATACATTAAAGTTTTGAGCGATGGAGGCAGTGGCTCCAACGCTGGAGGGGGTGGAAGCAGCAAAAAAAGCTTTCCAATTGTTGTGATAATAGTCACTGCCACATTGATTACCATTTGTGGTGTACTTTATCTGGCATTTCGTTATTAcaggagaaagaagaaaatgccGGAGTCTCCCCGCGAAACCTCAGAAGAGGATAACTTCTTAGAGACTTTATCTGGGATGCCGATCCGGTTTGGTTACAGAGATCTTCAGACTGCAACTAATAATTTCTCGGTGAAGCTTGGACATGGAGGATTTGGCTCAGTTTATCAAGGAGCTCTCCCGGATGGAACCCGAGTGGCTGTGAAGAAGTTGGAAGGCATTGGTCAGGGAAAGAAAGAGTTTCGAGCTGAAGTTAGCATCATTGGTAGTATCCATCATCACCACTTGGTTAGGCTGAAAGGCTTTTGTTCTGAAGGAACTCATCGCCTCCTTGTTTATGAGTTCATGGCAAATGGCTCTTTGGATAAATGGATCTTCAAGGGAAACAAAGAAGAGTTCCTGTTGGATTGGGAAGCAAGATTCAATATTGCTGTGGGAACAGCAAAAGGACTAGCTTACCTCCACGAAGACTGTGATGTAAAGATCATTCATTGTGACATAAAACCGGAGAACGTGCTTCTTGATGGTCAGTTTCTTGCCAAAGTCTCAGATTTTGGCCTGGCTAAGTTAATGAATCGAGAGCAAAGCCATGTTTTCACAACACTAAGAGGCACCAGAGGGTACCTTGCACCAGAATGGATCACAAACTATGCCATATCAGAGAAAAGTGATGTTTATAGCTATGGCATGCTGTTGCTTGAGATCATCGGTGGAAGAAAAAACTTTATTGCAACTGAATCTTCAGAGAAGTCCCATTTCCCTTCTTATGCATTCAAGATGATGGAAGAAGGGAAACTGAGGGAAATCCTTGATTCGAAGCTGAGGTTCGACAAGGACGATGAGAGGGTCTCCACGTCTATCAAAGTTGCGTTATGGTGCATACAGGAAGATATGCATCTCAGGCCATCAATGACCAGAGTTGTCCAAATGCTTGAAGGTCTCTCCCCAGTTCCAATGCCACCTACTTCATCACCATTGGGCTCTCGCCTTTTTTCAAGTTTCTTCAAATCTACAAGTGGGGAAGGCACTTCCTCAGGACCATCAGACAGCAATAGTGATGCCTACCTCTCTGCAGCACAGCTTTCTGGCCCAAGATAA
- the LOC118051223 gene encoding uncharacterized protein isoform X1: MKWSWNQAAGTTKKVHVKVRPLKLEGLLCKEKVDGNGRERMVFVVKMKWKGPKSSGLVPFYRVSKCQRNYSSQKFLKEGESDIEWNGEEFESVWIPSKDNSFVQWDVSFSVLYGEDEKSMAKMAVLGNVTLNIAELASRMNSHIEKKLPISLHIDGVDCQASLLIGVSFAEVRNSCDQAGTVQNSGDSDTKEGLFKGRTASKNEMDGGNRVNSSDSDESTMFDSDDSAGTSTSTSYGSSQEMGSGIESGSSLETRSDQATKVGLFSWKKRRLSFSLSRRKVEPFVEKTDAKVDKSDSTQKDKWEVKELVSRDGQAKLEANVFLASFDQRSEKAAGEGACTAIVAVIADWLHSNREFMPTLSQFDNLITEGSQEWRKLCDNEAYMNSFPDNHFDLETVLKADLRPLTISHEKSFTGIFSPEKFENLKGATSFDDVWQEITSNTNDYEQRIYIVSWNDHFFVLKVDAEAYYIIDSLGERLSEGCGQAYILKFDDSSLMYEKVAKEDVATEEMAGEERSKDKEDIICKGKECCKEFIKRFLAAIPVGELEEEEKRGAVSTFSLLKRLQIDFHHCSSLYASNSSSSPTSSTFF, encoded by the exons ATGAAGTGGTCATGGAATCAGGCAGCTGGGACAACCAAGAAGGTTCATGTCAAGGTGAGGCCATTGAAGCTAGAAGGATTGTTATGTAAAGAAAAGGTTGATGGTAATGGAAGAGAAAGAATGGTTTTTGTTGTCAAGATGAAATGGAAAGGTCCCAAGTCGTCAGGATTAGTTCCATTTTATCGAGTTTCCAAGTGCCAAAGAAATTATAGCAGCCAGAAATTCCTCAAGGAAGGGGAGTCTGATATAGAATGGAATGGTGAAGAATTTGAGAGTGTTTGGATTCCTTCCAAAGACAATTCTTTTGTTCAGTGGGATGTTTCTTTCAGCGTTTTATAT GGTGAGGATGAGAAATCCATGGCTAAAATGGCAGTCTTGGGAAATGTTACACTGAATATAGCAGAACTGGCTTCAAGGATGAattcccatattgaaaaaaagctGCCAATTTCTTTACATATTGATGGAGTTGACTGCCAAGCTTCTCTTTTG ATTGGTGTCAGCTTCGCTGAGGTCAGAAATTCATGTGACCAAGCAGGAACTGTTCAAAACTCGGGTGATTCAGATACTAAGGAAGGGCTTTTCAAGGGCAGGACAGCTTCTAAGAATGAAATGGACGGAGGAAACCGAGTGAATTCTAGTGACTCGGATGAGTCAACTATGTTTGACTCAGATGATTCGGCCGGAACTTCGACTTCCACGAGCTACGGTAGCAGTCAAGAGATGGGTTCAGGGATCGAGTCGGGTTCATCCCTGGAGACTCGGTCAGACCAAGCTACCAAGGTTGGGTTATTCTCATGGAAGAAGAGAAGGTTGAGCTTCAGCTTGTCCAGGAGGAAAGTTGAGCCATTCGTTGAGAAAACTGATGCGAAGGTGGACAAATCCGATTCCACACAG AAAGATAAGTGGGAAGTCAAGGAACTAGTCAGCAGAGATGGTCAAGCAAAACTCGAAGCCAACGTGTTTCTTGCTTCCTTTGATCAACGAAGTGAAAAGGCCGCCGGAGAGGGTGCCTGCACGGCAATAGTTGCGGTCATTGCCGATTGGCTTCACTCAAACCGAGAATTCATGCCAACATTGTCTCAGTTTGACAACCTCATAACAGAAGGTTCACAGGAATGGCGAAAGCTTTGCGACAATGAGGCCTACATGAACTCCTTCCCCGACAACCACTTTGATCTTGAAACTGTCTTGAAAGCTGATCTTCGGCCTTTGACCATCTCACACGAGAAGTCTTTTACTGGGATTTTCAgtcctgaaaaatttgaaaacttaaagGGAGCCACATCTTTCGATGACGTATGGCAAGAAATAACCAGCAACACAAACGATTATGAGCAGAGGATATATATTGTGAGTTGGAACGACCATTTCTTCGTGTTGAAGGTAGATGCTGAAGCTTATTATATCATTGATTCGCTAGGTGAGAGACTCTCTGAGGGTTGCGGCCAGGCATACATCTTAAAGTTCGACGACTCGAGCTTGATGTATGAGAAGGTGGCGAAAGAAGATGTTGCCACGGAGGAAATGGCAGGGGAAGAGAGGTCCAAGGATAAAGAGGACATAATTTGCAAGGGAAAAGAGTGTTGTAAAGAATTCATTAAGAGATTCCTTGCCGCCATTCCAGTTGGAGAACttgaagaggaagagaaaagaggTGCAGTTTCCACCTTTTCTCTCCTGAAGAGACTACAGATAGATTTCCACCACTGCTCTTCTTTGTATGCTTCTAATTCCTCCTCCTCTCCAACATCTTCCACCTTCTTCTAG
- the LOC118051226 gene encoding uncharacterized protein isoform X1: MHNQAAFLKKALSAWTPQGKEKSCSFFLPLKELVLVKKKMPRPGPRPYECVRRAWHSDRHQPIRGSLIQEIFRLVNEAHCPATKKNKEWQEKLPVVVLKAEEIMYSKANSEAEYMDLKTLWDRANDAINTIIRRDESLETGELLQPCIEAALNLGCTPRRASRSQRNCNLRFYLSPSTQESNTLSPAAVHNAFRANHISTSHCLRDYSNLVKSTIMNSAPSGSESQDLVGQGNDTCNRFLFRTDNIPPSNVNRCLPLENYRIPSLCSVYPLYYGSCLEPQRGCGALPKTVPGTIEPVKVVAVQNFFPCNEDTPVRTGQGGHKDCLQPQEIECDLSLRLGSILAPVPGAKTKQIKDAKDGGHDCSQEGGKFDDWMPQMDKELSFFPKVDVVDPQVSHSSKSREHIIVDVTMKKRKLVFDHHVEDQQFLWRPKLPCNKLTGRMKSVGS, translated from the exons ATGCATAATCAAGCAGCTTTCTTGAAAAAag CTTTGTCAGCTTGGACCCCTCAAGGAAAGGAGAaatcttgttctttctttcttcctctcaAAGAGTTAGTActagtgaagaagaagatgccTCGACCAGGACCAAGGCCTTATGAATGTGTTAGAAGAGCGTGGCACAGTGATAGACACCAGCCCATCAGAGGTTCTCTCATTCAAGAAATCTTCAG ACTCGTCAATGAGGCTCATTGCCCAGCAACTAAAAAGAACAAGGAATGGCAAGAGAAGCTCCCTGTTGTTGTCCTGAAAGCAGAAGAAATCATGTACTCCAAAGCCAATTCCGAG GCTGAATATATGGACCTTAAGACACTCTGGGACAGAGCAAATGATGCCATTAATACCATAATTCGACGCGATGAGAGTTTGGAAACTGGAGAGCTTCTTCAACCTTGCATTGAAG CTGCTCTCAATTTGGGCTGCACACCAAGAAGAGCCTCGAGGAGCCAACGAAATTGCAATCTGAGGTTTTACCTTAGTCCTAGCACTCAAGAGTCAAACACCTTGTCACCTGCTGCTGTGCACAACGCCTTTCGGGCAAATCACATATCCACCTCACATTGCCTGCGTGATTATTCAAACCTGGTAAAATCCACAATCATGAATTCTGCTCCTTCAGGCTCAGAATCACAAGACCTTGTTGGCCAGGGCAATGACACTTGTAACAGATTTCTTTTTAGGACTGATAACATTCCTCCATCTAATGTTAACCGATGTTTACCCTTGGAAAATTACCGTATACCAAGCTTGTGCTCTGTTTACCCCCTATACTATGGTAGTTGCCTAGAGCCACAGCGAGGTTGTGGAGCTCTTCCTAAGACTGTTCCTGGCACTATAGAGCCTGTCAAGGTGGTTGCTGTGCAAAACTTCTTCCCCTGTAACGAGGACACCCCTGTAAGAACCGGTCAAGGTGGTCACAAGGACTGTTTGCAACCACAAGAAATTGAGTGCGATTTATCATTGCGGTTAGGCTCTATCTTAGCTCCAGTGCCTGGTGCGAAAACCAAGCAAATAAAGGATGCCAAAGACGGTGGCCATGATTGTTCTCAAGAGGGGGGTAAGTTTGATGATTGGATGCCACAAATGGACAAGGAGCTATCTTTCTTCCCCAAGGTTGACGTGGTTGACCCGCAAGTTTCACATTCAAGCAAATCGAGGGAACATATAATTGTAGATGTGACAATGAAAAAACGCAAGTTGGTTTTCGATCACCATGTCGAGGATCAACAATTTTTATGGCGGCCAAAGCTTCCTTGTAATAAGTTAACTGGCAGAATGAAAAGCGTGGGTTCGTAA
- the LOC118051223 gene encoding uncharacterized protein isoform X2 yields the protein MKWSWNQAAGTTKKVHVKVRPLKLEGLLCKEKVDGNGRERMVFVVKMKWKGPKSSGLVPFYRVSKCQRNYSSQKFLKEGESDIEWNGEEFESVWIPSKDNSFVQWDVSFSVLYGEDEKSMAKMAVLGNVTLNIAELASRMNSHIEKKLPISLHIDGVDCQASLLIGVSFAEVRNSCDQAGTVQNSGDSDTKEGLFKGRTASKNEMDGGNRVNSSDSDESTMFDSDDSAGTSTSTSYGSSQEMGSGIESGSSLETRSDQATKVGLFSWKKRRLSFSLSRRKVEPFVEKTDAKVDKSDSTQKDKWEVKELVSRDGQAKLEANVFLASFDQRSEKAAGEGACTAIVAVIADWLHSNREFMPTLSQFDNLITEGSQEWRKLCDNEAYMNSFPDNHFDLETVLKADLRPLTISHEKSFTGIFSPEKFENLKGATSFDDVWQEITSNTNDYEQRIYIVRDSLRVAARHTS from the exons ATGAAGTGGTCATGGAATCAGGCAGCTGGGACAACCAAGAAGGTTCATGTCAAGGTGAGGCCATTGAAGCTAGAAGGATTGTTATGTAAAGAAAAGGTTGATGGTAATGGAAGAGAAAGAATGGTTTTTGTTGTCAAGATGAAATGGAAAGGTCCCAAGTCGTCAGGATTAGTTCCATTTTATCGAGTTTCCAAGTGCCAAAGAAATTATAGCAGCCAGAAATTCCTCAAGGAAGGGGAGTCTGATATAGAATGGAATGGTGAAGAATTTGAGAGTGTTTGGATTCCTTCCAAAGACAATTCTTTTGTTCAGTGGGATGTTTCTTTCAGCGTTTTATAT GGTGAGGATGAGAAATCCATGGCTAAAATGGCAGTCTTGGGAAATGTTACACTGAATATAGCAGAACTGGCTTCAAGGATGAattcccatattgaaaaaaagctGCCAATTTCTTTACATATTGATGGAGTTGACTGCCAAGCTTCTCTTTTG ATTGGTGTCAGCTTCGCTGAGGTCAGAAATTCATGTGACCAAGCAGGAACTGTTCAAAACTCGGGTGATTCAGATACTAAGGAAGGGCTTTTCAAGGGCAGGACAGCTTCTAAGAATGAAATGGACGGAGGAAACCGAGTGAATTCTAGTGACTCGGATGAGTCAACTATGTTTGACTCAGATGATTCGGCCGGAACTTCGACTTCCACGAGCTACGGTAGCAGTCAAGAGATGGGTTCAGGGATCGAGTCGGGTTCATCCCTGGAGACTCGGTCAGACCAAGCTACCAAGGTTGGGTTATTCTCATGGAAGAAGAGAAGGTTGAGCTTCAGCTTGTCCAGGAGGAAAGTTGAGCCATTCGTTGAGAAAACTGATGCGAAGGTGGACAAATCCGATTCCACACAG AAAGATAAGTGGGAAGTCAAGGAACTAGTCAGCAGAGATGGTCAAGCAAAACTCGAAGCCAACGTGTTTCTTGCTTCCTTTGATCAACGAAGTGAAAAGGCCGCCGGAGAGGGTGCCTGCACGGCAATAGTTGCGGTCATTGCCGATTGGCTTCACTCAAACCGAGAATTCATGCCAACATTGTCTCAGTTTGACAACCTCATAACAGAAGGTTCACAGGAATGGCGAAAGCTTTGCGACAATGAGGCCTACATGAACTCCTTCCCCGACAACCACTTTGATCTTGAAACTGTCTTGAAAGCTGATCTTCGGCCTTTGACCATCTCACACGAGAAGTCTTTTACTGGGATTTTCAgtcctgaaaaatttgaaaacttaaagGGAGCCACATCTTTCGATGACGTATGGCAAGAAATAACCAGCAACACAAACGATTATGAGCAGAGGATATATATT GTGAGAGACTCTCTGAGGGTTGCGGCCAGGCATACATCTTAA